In Raphanus sativus cultivar WK10039 chromosome 5, ASM80110v3, whole genome shotgun sequence, the following proteins share a genomic window:
- the LOC108862928 gene encoding protein DUF642 L-GALACTONO-1,4-LACTONE-RESPONSIVE GENE 2: MAVPKAIVLPLLLVLCAAALGAPAYEGFLRNGNFEVSPKKSDMKKTVLLGKTALPEWVTTGFVEYIAGGPQPGGMYFPVAHGIHAVRLGNEAKISQKLKVKPGSLYALTFGASRTCAQDEVLRVSVPPQSGDLPLQTLYNSFGGDVYAWAFVAKTSVVTVTFHNPGVQEDPACGPLLDAVAIKELVHPMYTKGNLVKNGGFEEGPHRLVNSTQGVLLPPKQEDLTSPLPGWIIESLKAVKFIDSKYFNVPFGEAAIELVAGKESAIAQVIRTSPGQTYSLSFAVGDAKNDCHGSMMVEAFAARDTLKVPHTSVGGGHFKMASFKFKAIGARTRITFFSTYYHMKKMDMGSLCGPVIDQVVVSHVA; the protein is encoded by the exons atggcTGTGCCTAAAGCCATTGTTCTACCTCTCTTACTAGTCTTATGTGCTGCTGCTCTTGGAGCTCCTGCTTATGAAG GCTTTCTTCGTAATGGCAACTTCGAGGTGTCACCAAAGAAGTCCGACATGAAAAAAACAGTCCTACTCGGCAAAACCGCCTTGCCCGAGTGGGTAACCACCGGTTTCGTCGAGTACATCGCCGGCGGTCCTCAGCCGGGAGGCATGTACTTCCCCGTAGCTCACGGCATCCACGCCGTGAGGCTCGGCAACGAAGCCAAGATCTCTCAGAAACTGAAAGTCAAGCCGGGCTCTCTCTACGCGCTCACGTTCGGCGCGTCGAGAACTTGCGCGCAAGACGAGGTCCTTCGCGTCTCTGTGCCTCCTCAGTCCGGTGACTTGCCGCTTCAGACGCTCTACAACAGCTTCGGCGGTGACGTGTACGCTTGGGCTTTCGTCGCCAAGACTTCTGTGGTTACGGTGACTTTCCATAACCCTGGAGTTCAAGAGGATCCAGCTTGTGGTCCTTTGTTGGACGCTGTCGCCATTAAAGAGCTTGTTCATCCAATGTACACCAAAG GGAACTTAGTGAAGAACGGTGGATTCGAAGAAGGTCCTCACCGTCTAGTGAATTCAACACAAGGAGTCCTCCTCCCACCTAAACAAGAAGATCTCACATCGCCTTTACCAGGATGGATCATAGAGTCGCTCAAGGCAGTTAAATTCATAGACTCCAAGTACTTCAATGTCCCCTTTGGAGAAGCAGCCATCGAGCTCGTTGCGGGGAAAGAAAGTGCCATTGCACAAGTCATTAGGACTTCACCAGGTCAAACCTACAGCCTCTCCTTTGCCGTTGGAGATGCTAAAAACGACTGCCATGGATCCATGATGGTTGAGGCTTTTGCAGCCAGAGATACGCTAAAAGTGCCACACACTTCAGTTGGTGGAGGTCACTTTAAGATGGCAAGTTTCAAGTTCAAGGCGATTGGAGCAAGAACTAGGATTACTTTCTTCAGTACTTATTACCATATGAAGAAAATGGATATGGGATCTCTCTGCGGACCTGTCATTGATCAGGTTGTGGTTTCTCATGTCGCTTAG